The proteins below come from a single Chelmon rostratus isolate fCheRos1 chromosome 10, fCheRos1.pri, whole genome shotgun sequence genomic window:
- the tasorb gene encoding protein TASOR isoform X1 — translation MALNPNAVGKRNSECAETDDLQPEGGEPPKNSAATSATANQNGDQPGCGDSVTLMPEQEAPERRRSVQADARSFSSSPLPGQRPNFQIPRKIRERKGLYQFLPPDSREFEDLVKIISSFYLDSSSRGSFSYCKARLIRNELLEKEFIEKRREMKQDGRTEQELTESYCFLYPDKSKLQWICEKGLSVGHSRITTLGNPSVGVYLSKYSDLLQINPLEVGSSGDMIVFKVMRGRIKHIHENMPKNAIEPSPKFDGHMSKSVNRVSSLLSYRAFELTQQYFFEFAFDEIKARPRHVCPYAVVSFQYKGKEAAATPMTAHRFNTIPPEGSRGKSCYTVWSGPLVNKGQELFPICLRSSSRPYLPFKLPEKLEMNQGMQLEQVKRKIPSVLFSWDTYSVSREVMKCGMSCSLFEVADGKGKPTSGSLAALVNKLERDRMVLVKSLFDRGFLFLLSSAQMVESKERRGRVEKNLQALFIFQESRMVVKYSSRLFEQEPLMVDPQPAILSSMEPFIPALHYALFKLRPNPGKDLSSGVERQATDYLTRMDSGMVRPFVLPDYKYNVDDRNNPLPVPRPKFNMDSVLRSYIHNPANYILPLNKAKEIIERIRNPVLIPTPAPAPVEYSPVSDWGGSDRGSDRVERPPERLPQERQPQERQPQEKPAQEKPPPDSSRRRTGLAHSNGAQLQHKSHSESQPQPAQRLRLSQNEYDKDKMKQLLKLIQLHKKALVKDPGKERGEDGAWDGNSLKRKFEGDERGDMNKHQRTDPLSNGEPSRGAQADEIGDEGGQSDNLTAVMESMGIYDTDLRARGSANASAVNETQRLLKILLATLNKAVAQGSVPVQSNHGEPSTGSGRLEPAFPDPDLRKQNEPASQTNYTEEDMDCSPGSPLSAGSPPEQAHTSDNLTWVNPANEDKAQPIPEPKPELEPEPEPVPETVTATDSHPEPRTPAPAAVEVKKAAAPPTLPVVEEVPFRPSISLDTILNQEIHSLTSDIKNIMQTHHICYASQLPPRLPPRHCWLPNSCFSDFVVPYVSPVPVQGHVKALCEKMDKLIPSPPAPSKVTSPPPPVTTSNLTSPSPTPTQASKTKTEPSLSKSTTSSQSGKMVAVKETASAKAKTEGPSTEGEIYSPSQVTADSPEHPGHASGSGSGLLAGSLIGQLKPEVFSSLVEIFKDVTKNTVKFYIYSGDEGDESTVCKEIKEYLKSLGNSECSPQTFLENSGSLDKLLIIIQNEDIAAHVHKIPALVSLKKLPSVSFAGVDTLDDVKNHTYNELFVSGGFMVSDEFVLNPDLITQDRLQGLLKFLEEQSTPEHPWQWKVHCKSQKKLKELGRLNTNAMGLLNLLTAYQKKHLVEFLPYHECDTQSRQAPDLECLIKLQAQHTQQRHLIFLTERPFEMFLQYSRNGIVIGSIDDVMSGFHSLIGSINQNELPTPPSTVVNDECVEEEDMSLDSDDGEPPTISDPSEQDQEIVERKPPQPPPPETEEFRPPLPDHQATPERTPTLSDYSSLKTAISQFKATNQMGLGSSDIGSLSPGGFPVNPHQSFLCPSASWSSYTGSSSYAASPAYPASPCSGTQEQEYRPPATASATVPTPPVMATPGPLANLASLPLEVKPPPPPHLMMLGHTYGSDTGGTGASGNSPLTTSLPYTDHNDSAQPGYMAGIPQNASGTPMKPDRTLSGPGEGVWGTAGTTTCETVSSQGVVTSGPVDPSGLPKTGETLGGSTPGGQGGRTQINCTDNLGATVGIPTVATRGGSVVRPKLPPHPVCGVGYGSIGGIPGQMDHGPMRGGMGPASLGSYRGRGVPPVGLWPRPGRGHDRGGGTGSGPCSWGYPAGSGGAQDYYSDYTYSHNYAPE, via the exons GCTTGTACCAGTTTCTGCCCCCTGACAGCCGGGAGTTTGAGGACCTTGTGAAGATCATCTCCTCGTTTTACTTAGACTCATCGTCACGAGGAAGCTTCTCCTACTGCAAGGCCAGGCTCATCCGCAATGAGCTGCTGGAGAAGGAG TTCATTGAGAAGCGGAGAGAGATGAAGCAGGACGGGCGGACCGAACAAGAACTTACTGAGTCGTACTGCTTCCTTTATCCCGACAAATCCAAG CTCCAGTGGATCTGCGAAAAGGGTCTGTCGGTCGGACACTCCAGGATTACAACACTAGGAAATCCATCAGTGG gTGTTTATCTCTCCAAATATTCTGATTTGTTACAAATCAACCCCCTTGAAGTGGGCTCGTCTGGCGACATGATCGTTTTTAAAGTTATGAGG ggCCGAATAAAGCACATCCATGAGAACATGCCTAAGAATGCTATAGAACCTTCACCCAAGTTTGACGGTCACATGTCCAAAAGTGTCAATAGGGTCTCGTCTCTGCTGTCTTACAGGGCTTTTGAGCTCACGCAG CAATATTTTTTCGAGTTTGCATTTGATGAGATCAAGGCACGGCCCAGGCACGTGTGCCCCTACGCTGTGGTGTCCTTTCAGTACAAAGGCAAGGAGGCTGCAGCAACTCCCATGACTGCACACAG GTTTAACACTATTCCCCCTGAAGGAAGTAGag GGAAGAGCTGCTACACTGTGTGGAGTGGTCCGCTGGTGAACAAGGGCCAGGAGTTATTCCCAATCTGTTTACGATCTTCCTCGCGTCCTTACCTTCCTTTCAAACT GCCTGAGAAGCTGGAGATGAATCAGGGTATGCAGCTGGAGCAGGTGAAGCGAAAGATTCCCTCTGTGCTCTTTTCTTGGGACACCTACAGCGTATCACGGGAAG tGATGAAGTGTGGTATGTCCTGCAGCCTTTTTGAGGTGGCGGATGGAAAAGGCAAACCGACCAGCGGCAGCTTGGCAGCGCTGGTCAACAAACTGGAGAGGGACAGGATG GTGCTGGTGAAGTCCTTGTTTGACAGGGgctttctcttcctgctgtccTCAGCTCAGATGGTTGAGTCCAAAG AGCGGCGGGGGCGGGTGGAGAAGAACCTGCAAGCATTATTCATCTTTCAGGAGTCAAGGATGGTTGTCAAGTATT CATCAAGACTGTTCGAGCAAGAGCCGCTGATGGTGGATCCCCAGCCTGCTATCCTGTCCTCCATGGAGCCTTTCATCCCTGCTCTGCACTACGCCTTGTTCAAGTTGCGCCCCAACCCAGGCAAGGACCTGAGCTCGGGGGTGGAGCGCCAGGCCACCGATTACCTTACACGTATGGATTCAGGAATGGTGCGGCCGTTCGTTCTGCCAGACTACAAATATAACGTGGACGATAGGAACAACCCACTGCCGGTGCCCAGGCCCAAATTTAACATGGACTCTGTGCTGCGTTCTTACATCCACAACCCTGCCAACTACATTTTACCACTGAACAAGGCGAAAGAAATCATTGAAAGAATACGGAACCCTGTCCTCATACCCACACCTGCTCCGGCCCCAGTGGAATACAGCCCCGTTTCTGACTGGGGTGGCTCGGACAGGGGCTCAGACAGGGTAGAGAGGCCCCCGGAAAGGCTGCCCCAGGAGAGGCAACCTCAAGAGAGGCAACCTCAAGAGAAGCCAGCACAGGAGAAGCCACCcccagacagcagcaggcggCGGACGGGGTTGGCCCATTCTAACGGGGCCCAGTTGCAGCACAAGTCCCACAGTGAGTCCCAGCCTCAGCCCGCTCAGAGGTTGCGGCTGTCTCAGAACGAGTATGATAAAGACAAGATGAAACAGTTGCTCAAGCTGATCCAGCTCCATAAGAAAGCACTGGTGAAGGATCCtgggaaggagaggggagaggacgGGGCTTGGGACGGCAACAGCCTGAAGAGAAAGTTTGAGGGAGATGAGAGAGGGGACATGAACAAACACCAACGCACAGATCCGCTGAGCAACGGGGAACCCAGTAGAG GAGCCCAAGCAGATGAGATCGGGGACGAGGGTGGACAGAGTGACAAtctgacagcagtgatggagagcATGGGCATCTACGACACTGACCTGAGGGCTCGTGGCAGCGCCAATGCCTCAGCAGTGAACGAGACCCAGCGCCTTCTCAAGATCCTCCTGGCTACTCTGAACAAAGCTGTGGCTCAGGGTTCAGTGCCTGTGCAGTCAAACCACGGTGAACCGTCGACAGGTTCAGGAAGGTTGGAACCTGCCTTCCCCGACCCAGATCTTAGGAAACAAAACGAGCCAGCATCACAAACGAACTACACAGAG GAGGACATGGACTGTAGCCCTGGTAGTCCACTGAGTGCAGGCTCCCCACCAGAGCAAGCTCACACCTCAGACAACCTGACCTGGGTTAACCCTGCCAATGAAG ACAAAGCACAGCCTATTCCTGAGCCAAAGCCCGAGCTGGAGCCGGAGCCAGAGCCGGTGCCAGAGACCGTGACAGCGACAGACAGCCACCCAGAGCCGAGGACGCCTGCGCCTGCAGCCGTGGAAGTAAAAAAGGCGGCCGCACCACCGACGTTGCCAGTCGTAGAGGAAGTTCCCTTCAGGCCTTCCATCAGCCTGGACACTATTCTCAACCAGGAAATTCACAGTCTTACCTctgacattaaaaacatcatGCAGACTCACCACATCTGCTATGCATCGCAGCTACCCCCGCGGTTGCCTCCACGCCACTGCTGGCTGCCCAACAGCTGCTTCTCAGACTTTGTCGTACCCTACGTCTCCCCTGTCCCCGTCCAGGGGCATGTCAAAGCACTGTGTGAGAAGATGGACAAGTTGATCCCATCCCCACCTGCTCCCTCCAAGGTCACTTCACCACCCCCCCCAGTGACAACATCTAATCTTACATCACcatcccccacccccacccaggCTTCCAAAACTAAAACAGAGCCCTCCCTTTCGAAGAGCACCACCTCCTCACAGAGCGGCAAAATGGTCGCTGTCAAAGAGACGGCATCCGCCAAGGCTAAAACAGAAGGCCCGTcaacagagggagaaatctACTCTCCCTCTCAGGTCACAGCGGACTCTCCCGAGCACCCAGGCCATGCTTCTGGGAGTGGGTCTGGCCTGCTGGCTGGCAGCCTCATCGGTCAGCTGAAGCCTGAGGTTTTCAGCAGCCTCGTAGAGATTTTTAAGGACGTCACCAAGAATACAGTCAAATTCTACATCTATTCCGGGGACGAGGGGGACGAGAGCACTGTCTGCAAGGAGATCAAG GAGTACTTGAAGAGTCTTGGCAACAGCGAGTGCAGCCCGCAGACGTTTCTTGAAAACAGTGGCAGTTTAGATAAGCTCCTCATCATCATTCAGAACGAGGACATCGCCGCACACGTGCACAAG ATCCCGGCTCTGGTGTCTTTGAAGAAGTTGCCATCAGTGAGCTTCGCTGGAGTCGACACTCTCGACGATGTCAAGAACCACACTTATAatgagctgtttgtgtctggaGGCTTCATGGTGTCTGATGAGTTTGTCCTCAACCCTGACCTTATCACACAGG atCGTTTGCAGGGGCTGCTGAAGTTCTTGGAGGAGCAGAGCACCCCCGAACACCCCTGGCAGTGGAAGGTGCACTGCAAGTCCCAGAAGAAGCTTAAAGAACTGGGGAG GTTAAACACCAACGCCATGGGGCTGCTGAACCTTCTTACAGCCTATCAGAAGAAGCACCTAGTGGAGTTCCTCCCTTATCACGAGTGTGACACCCAGTCACGCCAGGCTCCAGACCTAGAATGCCTGATCAAGCTCCAAGCTCAGCACACGCAACAGCGGCACCTTATCTTCCTCACAG agaGGCCATTCGAGATGTTCCTACAGTACTCCAGGAATGGAATAGTGATTGGGAGCATCGACGATGTTATGAGCGGTTTCCACAGTCTGATTGGCTCCATCAATCAGAACGAGCTTCCAACGCCGCCCTCTACTG TAGTGAATGATGAGTGtgtggaagaggaggacatGTCATTAGACTCTGATGATGGCGAGCCACCCACCATATCGGATCCCTCGGAGCAGGACCAGGAAATTGTGGAGAGGAAGCCTCCGCAGCCGCCGCCgccagagacagaggagttTCGTCCCCCGCTCCCAGACCACCAAGCCACCCCCGAGAGAACTCCAACGCTGTCTGACTACAGCTCTCTTAAAACAGCCATCTCTCAGTTCAAAGCCACCAACCAGATGGGTTTAGGCTCTTCAGATATTGGCAGCTTGTCGCCAGGAGGTTTTCCTGTGAATCCCCACCAAAGCTTCCTGTGTCCTTCAGCCTCGTGGTCATCTTACACTGGCTCTTCTAGCTACGCTGCCTCGCCGGCCTATCCTGCTTCGCCATGCAGCGGCACTCAAGAACAGGAATACCGCCCCCCAGCCACAGCCTCTGCCACAGTCCCAACCCCCCCTGTCATGGCCACACCAGGACCTCTAGCCAACCTGGCTTCCCTCCCTTTGGAGGTCAaacctccccctccacctcaccTCATGATGCTGGGTCACACATATGGCTCGGACACTGGAGGAACTGGGGCTTCTGGGAACTCTCCGCTCACTACCTCCCTCCCCTACACAGACCACAATGACTCAGCCCAGCCAGGTTACATGGCAGGCATTCCTCAAAATGCAAGCGGGACCCCCATGAAACCCGACAGGACACTCAGTGGACCTGGGGAAGGTGTATGGGGGACAGCAGGGACCACTACTTGTGAGACTGTTAGCAGCCAGGGTGTGGTCACATCCGGCCCAGTGGACCCAAGTGGGCTCCCTAAAACTGGGGAAACCCTCGGAGGCAGCACCCCTGGTGGTCAGGGGGGCAGGACTCAGATTAATTGCACTGACAACCTTGGTGCTACTGTGGGCATTCCCACAGTGGCCACCAGGGGGGGCTCAGTAGTCAGACCTAAGCTGCCTCCACATCCAGTGTGTGGTGTGGGCTATGGTAGTATAGGTGGCATCCCTGGACAGATGGATCATGGGCCTATGCGGGGTGGTATGGGTCCTGCTTCTTTAGGTAGCTATCGAGGGAGAGGAGTCCCACCAGTAGGACTTTGGCCTCGGCCAGGACGAGGACATGATCGGGGGGGTGGGACTGGAAGTGGACCCTGCTCTTGGGGTTATCCAGCTGGCAGTGGTGGGGCACAGGATTACTACTCGGACTACACATACTCTCACAATTATGCCCCTGAATAG
- the tasorb gene encoding protein TASOR isoform X2 yields MALNPNAVGKRNSECAETDDLQPEGGEPPKNSAATSATANQNGDQPGCGDSVTLMPEQEAPERRRSVQADARSFSSSPLPGQRPNFQIPRKIRERKGLYQFLPPDSREFEDLVKIISSFYLDSSSRGSFSYCKARLIRNELLEKEFIEKRREMKQDGRTEQELTESYCFLYPDKSKLQWICEKGLSVGHSRITTLGNPSVGVYLSKYSDLLQINPLEVGSSGDMIVFKVMRGRIKHIHENMPKNAIEPSPKFDGHMSKSVNRVSSLLSYRAFELTQQYFFEFAFDEIKARPRHVCPYAVVSFQYKGKEAAATPMTAHRFNTIPPEGSRGKSCYTVWSGPLVNKGQELFPICLRSSSRPYLPFKLPEKLEMNQGMQLEQVKRKIPSVLFSWDTYSVSREVMKCGMSCSLFEVADGKGKPTSGSLAALVNKLERDRMVLVKSLFDRGFLFLLSSAQMVESKERRGRVEKNLQALFIFQESRMVVKYSSRLFEQEPLMVDPQPAILSSMEPFIPALHYALFKLRPNPGKDLSSGVERQATDYLTRMDSGMVRPFVLPDYKYNVDDRNNPLPVPRPKFNMDSVLRSYIHNPANYILPLNKAKEIIERIRNPVLIPTPAPAPVEYSPVSDWGGSDRGSDRVERPPERLPQERQPQERQPQEKPAQEKPPPDSSRRRTGLAHSNGAQLQHKSHSESQPQPAQRLRLSQNEYDKDKMKQLLKLIQLHKKALVKDPGKERGEDGAWDGNSLKRKFEGDERGDMNKHQRTDPLSNGEPSRGAQADEIGDEGGQSDNLTAVMESMGIYDTDLRARGSANASAVNETQRLLKILLATLNKAVAQGSVPVQSNHGEPSTGSGRLEPAFPDPDLRKQNEPASQTNYTEEDMDCSPGSPLSAGSPPEQAHTSDNLTWVNPANEDKAQPIPEPKPELEPEPEPVPETVTATDSHPEPRTPAPAAVEVKKAAAPPTLPVVEEVPFRPSISLDTILNQEIHSLTSDIKNIMQTHHICYASQLPPRLPPRHCWLPNSCFSDFVVPYVSPVPVQGHVKALCEKMDKLIPSPPAPSKVTSPPPPVTTSNLTSPSPTPTQASKTKTEPSLSKSTTSSQSGKMVAVKETASAKAKTEGPSTEGEIYSPSQVTADSPEHPGHASGSGSGLLAGSLIGQLKPEVFSSLVEIFKDVTKNTVKFYIYSGDEGDESTVCKEIKEYLKSLGNSECSPQTFLENSGSLDKLLIIIQNEDIAAHVHKIPALVSLKKLPSVSFAGVDTLDDVKNHTYNELFVSGGFMVSDEFVLNPDLITQDRLQGLLKFLEEQSTPEHPWQWKVHCKSQKKLKELGRLNTNAMGLLNLLTAYQKKHLVEFLPYHECDTQSRQAPDLECLIKLQAQHTQQRHLIFLTERPFEMFLQYSRNGIVIGSIDDVMSGFHSLIGSINQNELPTPPSTVNDECVEEEDMSLDSDDGEPPTISDPSEQDQEIVERKPPQPPPPETEEFRPPLPDHQATPERTPTLSDYSSLKTAISQFKATNQMGLGSSDIGSLSPGGFPVNPHQSFLCPSASWSSYTGSSSYAASPAYPASPCSGTQEQEYRPPATASATVPTPPVMATPGPLANLASLPLEVKPPPPPHLMMLGHTYGSDTGGTGASGNSPLTTSLPYTDHNDSAQPGYMAGIPQNASGTPMKPDRTLSGPGEGVWGTAGTTTCETVSSQGVVTSGPVDPSGLPKTGETLGGSTPGGQGGRTQINCTDNLGATVGIPTVATRGGSVVRPKLPPHPVCGVGYGSIGGIPGQMDHGPMRGGMGPASLGSYRGRGVPPVGLWPRPGRGHDRGGGTGSGPCSWGYPAGSGGAQDYYSDYTYSHNYAPE; encoded by the exons GCTTGTACCAGTTTCTGCCCCCTGACAGCCGGGAGTTTGAGGACCTTGTGAAGATCATCTCCTCGTTTTACTTAGACTCATCGTCACGAGGAAGCTTCTCCTACTGCAAGGCCAGGCTCATCCGCAATGAGCTGCTGGAGAAGGAG TTCATTGAGAAGCGGAGAGAGATGAAGCAGGACGGGCGGACCGAACAAGAACTTACTGAGTCGTACTGCTTCCTTTATCCCGACAAATCCAAG CTCCAGTGGATCTGCGAAAAGGGTCTGTCGGTCGGACACTCCAGGATTACAACACTAGGAAATCCATCAGTGG gTGTTTATCTCTCCAAATATTCTGATTTGTTACAAATCAACCCCCTTGAAGTGGGCTCGTCTGGCGACATGATCGTTTTTAAAGTTATGAGG ggCCGAATAAAGCACATCCATGAGAACATGCCTAAGAATGCTATAGAACCTTCACCCAAGTTTGACGGTCACATGTCCAAAAGTGTCAATAGGGTCTCGTCTCTGCTGTCTTACAGGGCTTTTGAGCTCACGCAG CAATATTTTTTCGAGTTTGCATTTGATGAGATCAAGGCACGGCCCAGGCACGTGTGCCCCTACGCTGTGGTGTCCTTTCAGTACAAAGGCAAGGAGGCTGCAGCAACTCCCATGACTGCACACAG GTTTAACACTATTCCCCCTGAAGGAAGTAGag GGAAGAGCTGCTACACTGTGTGGAGTGGTCCGCTGGTGAACAAGGGCCAGGAGTTATTCCCAATCTGTTTACGATCTTCCTCGCGTCCTTACCTTCCTTTCAAACT GCCTGAGAAGCTGGAGATGAATCAGGGTATGCAGCTGGAGCAGGTGAAGCGAAAGATTCCCTCTGTGCTCTTTTCTTGGGACACCTACAGCGTATCACGGGAAG tGATGAAGTGTGGTATGTCCTGCAGCCTTTTTGAGGTGGCGGATGGAAAAGGCAAACCGACCAGCGGCAGCTTGGCAGCGCTGGTCAACAAACTGGAGAGGGACAGGATG GTGCTGGTGAAGTCCTTGTTTGACAGGGgctttctcttcctgctgtccTCAGCTCAGATGGTTGAGTCCAAAG AGCGGCGGGGGCGGGTGGAGAAGAACCTGCAAGCATTATTCATCTTTCAGGAGTCAAGGATGGTTGTCAAGTATT CATCAAGACTGTTCGAGCAAGAGCCGCTGATGGTGGATCCCCAGCCTGCTATCCTGTCCTCCATGGAGCCTTTCATCCCTGCTCTGCACTACGCCTTGTTCAAGTTGCGCCCCAACCCAGGCAAGGACCTGAGCTCGGGGGTGGAGCGCCAGGCCACCGATTACCTTACACGTATGGATTCAGGAATGGTGCGGCCGTTCGTTCTGCCAGACTACAAATATAACGTGGACGATAGGAACAACCCACTGCCGGTGCCCAGGCCCAAATTTAACATGGACTCTGTGCTGCGTTCTTACATCCACAACCCTGCCAACTACATTTTACCACTGAACAAGGCGAAAGAAATCATTGAAAGAATACGGAACCCTGTCCTCATACCCACACCTGCTCCGGCCCCAGTGGAATACAGCCCCGTTTCTGACTGGGGTGGCTCGGACAGGGGCTCAGACAGGGTAGAGAGGCCCCCGGAAAGGCTGCCCCAGGAGAGGCAACCTCAAGAGAGGCAACCTCAAGAGAAGCCAGCACAGGAGAAGCCACCcccagacagcagcaggcggCGGACGGGGTTGGCCCATTCTAACGGGGCCCAGTTGCAGCACAAGTCCCACAGTGAGTCCCAGCCTCAGCCCGCTCAGAGGTTGCGGCTGTCTCAGAACGAGTATGATAAAGACAAGATGAAACAGTTGCTCAAGCTGATCCAGCTCCATAAGAAAGCACTGGTGAAGGATCCtgggaaggagaggggagaggacgGGGCTTGGGACGGCAACAGCCTGAAGAGAAAGTTTGAGGGAGATGAGAGAGGGGACATGAACAAACACCAACGCACAGATCCGCTGAGCAACGGGGAACCCAGTAGAG GAGCCCAAGCAGATGAGATCGGGGACGAGGGTGGACAGAGTGACAAtctgacagcagtgatggagagcATGGGCATCTACGACACTGACCTGAGGGCTCGTGGCAGCGCCAATGCCTCAGCAGTGAACGAGACCCAGCGCCTTCTCAAGATCCTCCTGGCTACTCTGAACAAAGCTGTGGCTCAGGGTTCAGTGCCTGTGCAGTCAAACCACGGTGAACCGTCGACAGGTTCAGGAAGGTTGGAACCTGCCTTCCCCGACCCAGATCTTAGGAAACAAAACGAGCCAGCATCACAAACGAACTACACAGAG GAGGACATGGACTGTAGCCCTGGTAGTCCACTGAGTGCAGGCTCCCCACCAGAGCAAGCTCACACCTCAGACAACCTGACCTGGGTTAACCCTGCCAATGAAG ACAAAGCACAGCCTATTCCTGAGCCAAAGCCCGAGCTGGAGCCGGAGCCAGAGCCGGTGCCAGAGACCGTGACAGCGACAGACAGCCACCCAGAGCCGAGGACGCCTGCGCCTGCAGCCGTGGAAGTAAAAAAGGCGGCCGCACCACCGACGTTGCCAGTCGTAGAGGAAGTTCCCTTCAGGCCTTCCATCAGCCTGGACACTATTCTCAACCAGGAAATTCACAGTCTTACCTctgacattaaaaacatcatGCAGACTCACCACATCTGCTATGCATCGCAGCTACCCCCGCGGTTGCCTCCACGCCACTGCTGGCTGCCCAACAGCTGCTTCTCAGACTTTGTCGTACCCTACGTCTCCCCTGTCCCCGTCCAGGGGCATGTCAAAGCACTGTGTGAGAAGATGGACAAGTTGATCCCATCCCCACCTGCTCCCTCCAAGGTCACTTCACCACCCCCCCCAGTGACAACATCTAATCTTACATCACcatcccccacccccacccaggCTTCCAAAACTAAAACAGAGCCCTCCCTTTCGAAGAGCACCACCTCCTCACAGAGCGGCAAAATGGTCGCTGTCAAAGAGACGGCATCCGCCAAGGCTAAAACAGAAGGCCCGTcaacagagggagaaatctACTCTCCCTCTCAGGTCACAGCGGACTCTCCCGAGCACCCAGGCCATGCTTCTGGGAGTGGGTCTGGCCTGCTGGCTGGCAGCCTCATCGGTCAGCTGAAGCCTGAGGTTTTCAGCAGCCTCGTAGAGATTTTTAAGGACGTCACCAAGAATACAGTCAAATTCTACATCTATTCCGGGGACGAGGGGGACGAGAGCACTGTCTGCAAGGAGATCAAG GAGTACTTGAAGAGTCTTGGCAACAGCGAGTGCAGCCCGCAGACGTTTCTTGAAAACAGTGGCAGTTTAGATAAGCTCCTCATCATCATTCAGAACGAGGACATCGCCGCACACGTGCACAAG ATCCCGGCTCTGGTGTCTTTGAAGAAGTTGCCATCAGTGAGCTTCGCTGGAGTCGACACTCTCGACGATGTCAAGAACCACACTTATAatgagctgtttgtgtctggaGGCTTCATGGTGTCTGATGAGTTTGTCCTCAACCCTGACCTTATCACACAGG atCGTTTGCAGGGGCTGCTGAAGTTCTTGGAGGAGCAGAGCACCCCCGAACACCCCTGGCAGTGGAAGGTGCACTGCAAGTCCCAGAAGAAGCTTAAAGAACTGGGGAG GTTAAACACCAACGCCATGGGGCTGCTGAACCTTCTTACAGCCTATCAGAAGAAGCACCTAGTGGAGTTCCTCCCTTATCACGAGTGTGACACCCAGTCACGCCAGGCTCCAGACCTAGAATGCCTGATCAAGCTCCAAGCTCAGCACACGCAACAGCGGCACCTTATCTTCCTCACAG agaGGCCATTCGAGATGTTCCTACAGTACTCCAGGAATGGAATAGTGATTGGGAGCATCGACGATGTTATGAGCGGTTTCCACAGTCTGATTGGCTCCATCAATCAGAACGAGCTTCCAACGCCGCCCTCTACTG TGAATGATGAGTGtgtggaagaggaggacatGTCATTAGACTCTGATGATGGCGAGCCACCCACCATATCGGATCCCTCGGAGCAGGACCAGGAAATTGTGGAGAGGAAGCCTCCGCAGCCGCCGCCgccagagacagaggagttTCGTCCCCCGCTCCCAGACCACCAAGCCACCCCCGAGAGAACTCCAACGCTGTCTGACTACAGCTCTCTTAAAACAGCCATCTCTCAGTTCAAAGCCACCAACCAGATGGGTTTAGGCTCTTCAGATATTGGCAGCTTGTCGCCAGGAGGTTTTCCTGTGAATCCCCACCAAAGCTTCCTGTGTCCTTCAGCCTCGTGGTCATCTTACACTGGCTCTTCTAGCTACGCTGCCTCGCCGGCCTATCCTGCTTCGCCATGCAGCGGCACTCAAGAACAGGAATACCGCCCCCCAGCCACAGCCTCTGCCACAGTCCCAACCCCCCCTGTCATGGCCACACCAGGACCTCTAGCCAACCTGGCTTCCCTCCCTTTGGAGGTCAaacctccccctccacctcaccTCATGATGCTGGGTCACACATATGGCTCGGACACTGGAGGAACTGGGGCTTCTGGGAACTCTCCGCTCACTACCTCCCTCCCCTACACAGACCACAATGACTCAGCCCAGCCAGGTTACATGGCAGGCATTCCTCAAAATGCAAGCGGGACCCCCATGAAACCCGACAGGACACTCAGTGGACCTGGGGAAGGTGTATGGGGGACAGCAGGGACCACTACTTGTGAGACTGTTAGCAGCCAGGGTGTGGTCACATCCGGCCCAGTGGACCCAAGTGGGCTCCCTAAAACTGGGGAAACCCTCGGAGGCAGCACCCCTGGTGGTCAGGGGGGCAGGACTCAGATTAATTGCACTGACAACCTTGGTGCTACTGTGGGCATTCCCACAGTGGCCACCAGGGGGGGCTCAGTAGTCAGACCTAAGCTGCCTCCACATCCAGTGTGTGGTGTGGGCTATGGTAGTATAGGTGGCATCCCTGGACAGATGGATCATGGGCCTATGCGGGGTGGTATGGGTCCTGCTTCTTTAGGTAGCTATCGAGGGAGAGGAGTCCCACCAGTAGGACTTTGGCCTCGGCCAGGACGAGGACATGATCGGGGGGGTGGGACTGGAAGTGGACCCTGCTCTTGGGGTTATCCAGCTGGCAGTGGTGGGGCACAGGATTACTACTCGGACTACACATACTCTCACAATTATGCCCCTGAATAG